The Triticum urartu cultivar G1812 chromosome 6, Tu2.1, whole genome shotgun sequence genome includes the window NNNNNNNNNNNNNNNNNNNNNNNNNNNNNNNNNNNNNNNNNNNNNNNNNNNNNNNNNNNNNNNNNNNNNNNNNNNNNNNNNNNNNNNNNNNNNNNNNNNNNNNNNNNNNNNNNNNNNNNNNNNNNNNNNNNNNNNNNNNNNNNNNNNNNNNNNNNNNNNNNNNNNNNNNNNNNNNNNNNNNNNNNNNNNNNNNNNNNNNNNNNNNNNNNNNNNNNNNNNNNNNNNNNNNNNNNNNNNNNNNNNNNNNNNNNNNNNNNNNNNNNNNNNNNNNNNNNNNNNNNNNNNNNNNNNNNNNNNNNNNNNNNNNNNNNNNNNNNNNNNNNNNNNNNNNNNNNNNNNNNNNNNNNNNNNNNNNNNNNNNNNNNNNNNNNNNNNNNNNNNNNNNNNNNNNNNNNNNNNNNNNNNNNNNNNNNNNNNNNNNNNNNNNNNNNNNNNNNNNNNNNNNNNNNNNNNNNNNNNNNNNNNNNNNNNNNNNNNNNNNNNNNNNNNNNNNNNNNNNNNNNNNNNNNNNNNNNNNNNNNNNNNNNNNNNNNNNNNNNNNNNNNNNNNNNNNNNNNNNNNNNNNNNNNNNNNNNNNNNNNNNNNNNNNNNNNNNNNNNNNNNNNNNNNNNNNNNNNNNNNNNNNNNNNNNNNNNNNNNNNNNNNNNNNNNNNNNNNNNNNNNNNNNNNNNNNNNNNNNNNNNNNNNNNNNNNNNNNNNNNNNNNNNNNNNNNNNNNNTGTTGGGAGGTTGGATGACCGAGAAACTATGGAGGTATTTTAGTTGCATAATTTTGTTCAATGATGTTTTGTTATTAAATGCAGTTGAATGACACTAGTTTTTCCCATTGTTTATTTAATGCAGGTCAAAGTTCATGTGCAGGAGCACACATGTTCTAgcacaaagaagaaaaagaagcagAAAAATGCTTCAAAGGCATGGGTATGTGAGAAAGTCATGGACTGGGTAAAAGAGGATCCTAGTGTTCGGCCGATGGAATTACGCAGGAGGCTACATGACAAGTACAAGATCAAGGTCCAATATACAAAAGTATTCCGTGGCAAAGGGCTAGCAATGGCTAAGTTGTTTGGTAATTGGGATGATTCTTTTGACAAGCTATATGCTTGGAAAGCTGAGGTTGAGAAGAGGTCTCCTAGAAGTATAGTTGTGATTGACCACATGGAGTATGACCAGAAAAAATATTTCATACGAATGTTTGTTGGGCTGAAGCCTTTGTGCGATGGGTTCTTGGCTGGCTGCAGACCTTACTTGGCGATAGATAGCACTCATTTGACAGGCAAGTATAGAGGCCAATTAGCTACTGCTTGTGCTATTGACGGGCACAATTGGTTGTACCCTGTAGTCTATGGAGTTATCGACTCGGAAACTACTGAAAGTTGGGTGTGGTTTATGGAGAAGCTTCGTGATGCTATTGGCTCTCCCCCCGGTCTAGCTATATGTTTAGATGCAGGAAAAGGGATTGACACTGCAATCGAACAGGTATTTGGGTATGCTGAACATAGAGAATGCATGCGACACTTGGTTGTGAACTTCAAGAAAAAATTCCATGGTAAAGTTTTTGATGATCATTTGTGGCCAGCTGCTTATTCATGGACTCCTCGAGGGTTTGACTATCACATGGCAGCCATAGAGGAGAAAAAGGCTGCTGCAATAGCATACTTAAACAAGTACCACACCAGGCTATGGTCAAGGAGCAAATATTCAACCTCCTCAAAAGTGGATTATGTTACAAATAATTTGGCCGAGTGTTTCAACAACTGGATCCGCAAGCACAAAGGTTTAATGTTGTTTCAGCTCATGGACAAGATAAGGAGAAAGATTACGGTTAAGTTTGAGAAGAGGAGAAGGGTAGCTAGAAAATTTCAAGGTCGGCGTATACTTCCAAGTGTCATGAAGGAGTTGAATGACATAAGCAGGGGGCTGGACATTGAATATGAGAGAATAGATGACATGGTTGCAGAAGTGAGTGAGAGTGTTGCGCTAGGTGGCAAGCGCCACGTCACTGATCTAGCAAACAGGACATGCACATGCAGGGCATTTCAAGTCTCCGGGAAGCCTTGCAAACATGCAATTAGCTTTATTACTGGAATTAGGGGGGTCACAATAGAAGACTTCGTTGATGATTGTTACAGCGTTGCCAAGTTTGCTGCAGCTTATGCTCCTATTCTTCCTGGCCTAACCGACATGTCTCAATGGCCAAGTGTGAACAAAGAATTCTTCTTGAACCCCCCAATCCTTAGGAGGGCCCCTGGGAGGCCAAAGGTACAGAGGCACAAAAGTGGTGCTGAAAATAGCaagggaaagggaaagaaaggcCAGCACCAATGTCCAATTTGCAAAGCTTATGGACATAGATGGCAAAGCTGCAAAGATGCTGCTCCTGAAGCACTAGAAGCCTATGCAGAAGTAGCAAAGCAGAAAAGGTACTTTCTATTTCAATATGAGATTTCTGTTCCACCTTACTCTTGTCTTAATTAAGCTATAATATGTGAAACTCATGTAGGGACAAAAGAAAGAAGAAACCCATTACAAAAGCTATTTGTACAACAACAGATCAAGCAACTGATGGTACACTACCTCTACTTCTGTGTCCAAGTGAAAATGAAACCGCACTAGCTCTACTTTCATGTCCAAGTGATGCAATTGAAGGCGATGTTGCCAAGTCGACATCATCGAAGACTACCTCTAAATCTAGAAGGTATGAAAACTGCACCAAATTTACTTATATTCTGTGAGTGTACCATTGTACGTAATCAACTTTTTTGATGTAGATCAAAGGTGATATCCGCTGCGCCTGACAGCCCTGCAATGGGAACTCGAAGCAAGAAGAGAGCTGCGCCTAACAACCAAGCAATGGCCAGTCGAAGCAAAAAAAAGTTGAAACTGTGAAATGCTCTAAAATCTTGCGTATTATTTCTGTATTGCAGCTCTTCATGTGTATGCTATTTTATTTAGAGACTTGCTTGTGTGAACAACATATTTTGGTTGTGGTATTTTGGTTCTGGACGATGCAAACTTGGTACTGATTGTGTGAGAATTAATATGGTGTTTCATGAATGTCTTCTAAATGATGTGAATTTTCTTGAGTATATTACTCTGTTGCTGGATTTTTTTATATCCTGGAATTGTTAGATAATCACTATAATTTTGCTGGAATGCTGAAAATAGAGGAGGAATGTTGTCAAATTTTTTTCTGGACATGTTCTACAGTTGTTTGCTTATTTGCCATTGAGGGCAAGATGGTCATTTTGGGCACTTAACGGATTGAGTTAACACTAGACTAACTGCTAGTGGTATATAGGCAATAGATTTTGTTTGTGTTTGGTATATAAGCACTGAAGCTTTGTTGGATGGCAAATAAGCCATTGCAGAGGTTGTCGATGATATAGAAGCAATTTTCTCATTATTTGCTTATTTCCAAGGCGAAAATGAACTCGCGGCTGCTAGCATAAGAAGAATCGTTGGGTGCAGATGAGGGATGCCGATTGACCGAAATAAATAATCGAGGAGTGTACTACTTCTTTCAAAGATCACTCACATCTTCTCAGGTTGTGATAAGTGGCGTGCGTTATTTGTCGCAAACTGGGAATTTTCCCTTTTGTCGTAGTTCCgtttatacaaaacttttatcaTTTAAAATGTGCATCCAGATCTCAAACCGTTATCaccattggattcctcgcgtcgagatcttcaaaactagatcacATGTTGATAGgatttgatgattttttttcatgaaaaaaccgAACTAGGAGCACGTTTTTTTTCCCGTTTTTCGAAAGTTGTTTTCGAGAGGCACAACCATGCATCTCGCCAAAAAAAAGCGTTTTTTTCttgtttccgagaggcacggcgtGTCTCTCGTGGAAGAAAAAAGAGAAAGCACGTCTATTTTTCGTTTCCCAGAGGCACACCCGTACCATTCGCGGAAGCAAAATCGTGCCTCTCacggaagaagaaaaaaaaaggaagCACCTTTTTTCGTTTCCCAGAGGCATGCCCGTGCcactcgcggaagcaaaaccgtgtctctcacaaaagaagaaaaaatgaaaacattttttttcgtttccgagaggcacagTCGTGGctctcacggaagcaaaaccgtgtCTCTCACGGAAGAAGAAAAAATGAAAACatttttttttcgtttccgagaggcacggttgtggcTCTCGCGGAAACAAAACCATGCCTCTCGTGAAAGGAAAA containing:
- the LOC125512773 gene encoding uncharacterized protein LOC125512773 isoform X1 — protein: MTLVFPIVYLMQVKVHVQEHTCSSTKKKKKQKNASKAWVCEKVMDWVKEDPSVRPMELRRRLHDKYKIKVQYTKVFRGKGLAMAKLFGNWDDSFDKLYAWKAEVEKRSPRSIVVIDHMEYDQKKYFIRMFVGLKPLCDGFLAGCRPYLAIDSTHLTGKYRGQLATACAIDGHNWLYPVVYGVIDSETTESWVWFMEKLRDAIGSPPGLAICLDAGKGIDTAIEQVFGYAEHRECMRHLVVNFKKKFHGKVFDDHLWPAAYSWTPRGFDYHMAAIEEKKAAAIAYLNKYHTRLWSRSKYSTSSKVDYVTNNLAECFNNWIRKHKGLMLFQLMDKIRRKITVKFEKRRRVARKFQGRRILPSVMKELNDISRGLDIEYERIDDMVAEVSESVALGGKRHVTDLANRTCTCRAFQVSGKPCKHAISFITGIRGVTIEDFVDDCYSVAKFAAAYAPILPGLTDMSQWPSVNKEFFLNPPILRRAPGRPKVQRHKSGAENSKGKGKKGQHQCPICKAYGHRWQSCKDAAPEALEAYAEVAKQKRDKRKKKPITKAICTTTDQATDGTLPLLLCPSENETALALLSCPSDAIEGDVAKSTSSKTTSKSRRSKVISAAPDSPAMGTRSKKRAAPNNQAMASRSKKKLKL
- the LOC125512773 gene encoding uncharacterized protein LOC125512773 isoform X2, encoding MEVKVHVQEHTCSSTKKKKKQKNASKAWVCEKVMDWVKEDPSVRPMELRRRLHDKYKIKVQYTKVFRGKGLAMAKLFGNWDDSFDKLYAWKAEVEKRSPRSIVVIDHMEYDQKKYFIRMFVGLKPLCDGFLAGCRPYLAIDSTHLTGKYRGQLATACAIDGHNWLYPVVYGVIDSETTESWVWFMEKLRDAIGSPPGLAICLDAGKGIDTAIEQVFGYAEHRECMRHLVVNFKKKFHGKVFDDHLWPAAYSWTPRGFDYHMAAIEEKKAAAIAYLNKYHTRLWSRSKYSTSSKVDYVTNNLAECFNNWIRKHKGLMLFQLMDKIRRKITVKFEKRRRVARKFQGRRILPSVMKELNDISRGLDIEYERIDDMVAEVSESVALGGKRHVTDLANRTCTCRAFQVSGKPCKHAISFITGIRGVTIEDFVDDCYSVAKFAAAYAPILPGLTDMSQWPSVNKEFFLNPPILRRAPGRPKVQRHKSGAENSKGKGKKGQHQCPICKAYGHRWQSCKDAAPEALEAYAEVAKQKRDKRKKKPITKAICTTTDQATDGTLPLLLCPSENETALALLSCPSDAIEGDVAKSTSSKTTSKSRRSKVISAAPDSPAMGTRSKKRAAPNNQAMASRSKKKLKL